From one Streptococcus oralis genomic stretch:
- a CDS encoding magnesium transporter CorA family protein — MKQVFLSTTTEFKEIDTLEPGTWINLVNPTQNESLEIANAFDIDIADLRAPLDAEEMSRITIEDEYTLIIVDVPITEERNNRTYYVTIPLGIIITEETIITTCLESLPVLDVFINRRLRNFYTFMRSRFIFQILYRNAELYLTALRSIDRKSEQIESQLHKSTRNEELIELMELEKTIVYFKASLKTNERVIKKLTSATSNIKKYLEDEDLLEDTLIETQQAIEMADIYGNVLHSMTETFASIISNNQNNIMKTLALVTIVMSVPTMIFSAYGMNFKDNEIPLNGEPHAFWLIVFIAFAMSVSLTLYLIHKKWF; from the coding sequence ATGAAACAAGTTTTTCTCTCAACAACAACGGAATTTAAAGAGATCGACACGCTTGAACCGGGTACTTGGATCAACCTCGTCAATCCTACACAAAATGAATCACTGGAAATCGCTAACGCCTTCGACATTGACATTGCCGACCTTCGAGCACCGCTCGATGCGGAAGAAATGTCCCGTATTACCATCGAAGACGAGTATACTTTGATCATCGTGGACGTTCCCATCACAGAGGAAAGAAACAATCGTACCTACTACGTTACGATTCCGCTGGGGATTATCATCACCGAGGAAACCATTATCACCACCTGCTTGGAATCCCTCCCCGTTCTCGATGTCTTTATCAACCGTAGACTGCGCAACTTTTACACCTTCATGCGTTCACGCTTTATCTTCCAGATTCTCTACCGCAACGCCGAACTTTACCTTACGGCCCTTCGTTCGATCGACCGTAAGAGTGAACAAATCGAAAGTCAACTTCACAAGTCTACTCGAAACGAAGAGCTGATCGAGCTCATGGAATTGGAAAAGACCATCGTCTATTTCAAGGCCTCACTTAAGACGAACGAGCGCGTGATTAAGAAATTGACCAGCGCAACTAGCAATATCAAGAAATACCTAGAAGACGAAGACCTACTCGAAGACACTCTGATTGAAACCCAACAGGCCATTGAGATGGCAGATATCTATGGAAACGTCCTTCACTCTATGACAGAGACCTTTGCCTCTATCATTTCCAATAACCAGAACAACATCATGAAAACCCTGGCTCTCGTGACCATCGTTATGTCTGTCCCAACCATGATCTTCTCAGCCTACGGGATGAACTTCAAGGATAATGAAATCCCTCTAAATGGCGAGCCACACGCCTTCTGGTTAATCGTCTTTATCGCCTTTGCTATGAGTGTTTCGCTCACTCTCTATCTCATCCATAAAAAATGGTTCTAA
- the uvrA gene encoding excinuclease ABC subunit UvrA — translation MQDKIVIHGARAHNLKNIDVEIPRDKLVVVTGLSGSGKSSLAFDTLYAEGQRRYVESLSAYARQFLGNMEKPDVDAIDGLSPAISIDQKTTSKNPRSTVGTTTEINDYLRLLYARVGTPYCINGHGAIKASSVEQIVDKVLELPERQRLQILAPVIRKKKGQHKSVIEKIQKDGYVRVRVDGEVYDVTEVPELSKSKQHNIDVVVDRIVIKEGIRSRLFDSIEAALRIAEGYVIIDTMDDSELLFSEHYACPVCGFTVPELEPRLFSFNAPFGSCSECDGLGIKLEVDVDLVVPDTSKTLREGALAPWNPISSNYYPNMLEQAMTAFGVDMDKPFEDLSEEDKNLILYGSDGKEFHFHYENEFGGVRDIDVPFEGVVNNIKRRYHETNSDYTRTQMRLYMNELTCGTCHGYRLNDQALSVRVGGEQGPHIGEISDLSIADHLELVSQLTLSENEAIIARPILKEIKDRLTFLNNVGLNYLTLSRSAGTLSGGESQRIRLATQIGSNLSGVLYILDEPSIGLHQRDNDRLIASLKKMRDLGNTLIVVEHDEDTMREADYLIDVGPGAGVFGGEIVAAGTPKQVARNSKSITGQYLSGKRAIPVPEERRAGNGRFIEVTGARENNLQNVTARFPLGKFIAVTGVSGSGKSTLINSILKKAIAQKLNRNSDKPGKFKTITGIEHVDRLIDIDQSPIGRTPRSNPATYTGVFDDIRDLFAQTNEAKIRGYKKGRFSFNVKGGRCEACSGDGIIKIEMHFLPDVYVACEVCHGTRYNSETLEVHYKEKNISQVLDMTVNDAVEFFQHIPKIQRKLQTIKDVGLGYVTLGQPATTLSGGEAQRMKLASELHKRSTGKSFYILDEPTTGLHTEDIARLLKVLARFVDDGNTVLVIEHNLDVIKTADHIIDLGPEGGVGGGTIIATGTPEEVAANEASYTGQYLKGKLK, via the coding sequence ATGCAAGATAAAATTGTGATTCATGGGGCGCGTGCCCATAACTTAAAAAATATTGATGTGGAGATTCCAAGAGACAAGCTGGTTGTTGTGACTGGTTTGTCAGGTTCTGGGAAATCCAGTCTGGCCTTTGATACCCTCTATGCTGAGGGCCAACGTCGTTATGTGGAAAGTTTGTCAGCCTACGCTCGCCAGTTTTTGGGCAATATGGAAAAACCAGATGTGGATGCTATTGATGGTCTCAGCCCAGCTATTTCCATCGACCAAAAAACGACTAGCAAAAACCCGCGCTCGACCGTTGGAACGACGACTGAAATCAATGATTATTTGCGTCTCCTCTACGCACGTGTGGGGACGCCTTACTGTATCAACGGGCATGGGGCTATCAAGGCTTCTTCTGTGGAGCAAATTGTGGATAAGGTTTTGGAATTGCCAGAACGCCAACGTCTGCAAATCTTAGCTCCTGTCATTCGTAAGAAAAAAGGGCAACACAAGAGCGTCATTGAAAAGATTCAGAAAGACGGTTATGTCCGCGTCCGTGTGGATGGGGAAGTTTATGATGTGACCGAAGTGCCAGAGTTGTCGAAGAGCAAGCAACACAATATCGATGTCGTGGTCGACCGTATTGTCATCAAGGAGGGCATTCGTAGCCGTCTCTTTGATTCCATTGAGGCTGCCCTTCGTATCGCAGAAGGTTATGTCATTATCGACACTATGGACGATTCTGAGTTGCTCTTTTCTGAGCATTATGCCTGTCCAGTTTGTGGTTTTACAGTACCAGAGTTAGAGCCTCGTCTCTTCTCCTTCAATGCCCCGTTTGGCTCGTGTAGTGAGTGTGATGGTTTGGGCATCAAGCTGGAGGTGGATGTTGACTTGGTGGTTCCTGATACCAGCAAAACTTTGCGTGAGGGAGCATTAGCACCTTGGAATCCTATCTCATCCAACTACTATCCAAATATGCTAGAGCAGGCCATGACAGCCTTTGGAGTGGATATGGATAAGCCTTTTGAGGACTTGTCAGAAGAAGATAAAAACTTGATTCTCTATGGCTCAGATGGCAAGGAATTCCATTTCCACTATGAAAATGAATTTGGCGGTGTGCGCGATATCGACGTTCCTTTTGAGGGAGTTGTCAATAATATCAAGCGCCGTTACCATGAAACTAATAGTGACTACACCCGTACCCAGATGCGTCTCTACATGAATGAGCTGACCTGCGGAACTTGTCACGGCTATCGTCTCAACGATCAGGCCTTGTCTGTTCGTGTGGGTGGTGAGCAAGGGCCACATATCGGTGAAATCTCAGATTTGTCTATCGCAGACCATTTGGAGTTGGTGAGCCAGTTGACCTTGTCTGAAAATGAAGCCATTATTGCTCGTCCCATTCTCAAGGAAATCAAGGATCGCTTGACCTTCCTCAATAACGTGGGACTTAACTATTTGACGCTGTCACGTTCGGCAGGAACCCTGTCAGGTGGGGAGAGTCAGCGAATTCGCTTGGCGACTCAGATTGGTTCCAACTTATCAGGTGTTCTTTATATCCTGGATGAGCCGTCGATTGGACTCCACCAGAGGGATAATGACCGCCTGATTGCTAGCTTGAAAAAAATGCGTGATTTGGGCAATACTCTTATCGTAGTGGAACATGACGAAGATACTATGCGTGAGGCGGATTATCTGATTGACGTTGGTCCAGGTGCCGGTGTTTTTGGTGGCGAGATTGTTGCTGCAGGAACACCCAAGCAGGTGGCCCGTAACAGTAAGTCTATTACAGGCCAGTACTTGTCAGGTAAACGTGCCATTCCAGTACCAGAAGAGCGCCGTGCCGGAAATGGTCGCTTTATCGAAGTGACAGGAGCGCGTGAGAACAACTTACAAAATGTCACGGCCCGCTTCCCATTAGGAAAATTCATCGCAGTGACAGGGGTGTCAGGCTCAGGAAAGTCGACCTTGATCAACAGCATCCTCAAAAAAGCCATTGCCCAGAAGCTCAACCGCAATTCAGACAAACCTGGTAAGTTTAAAACGATTACGGGGATTGAGCATGTCGATCGTCTGATTGATATTGACCAGAGTCCAATCGGACGGACACCAAGGTCCAATCCTGCCACCTATACGGGAGTTTTTGACGATATACGTGACCTCTTTGCCCAGACAAATGAAGCTAAGATTCGAGGCTATAAGAAGGGCCGTTTCAGTTTCAACGTCAAGGGTGGTCGTTGCGAAGCCTGCTCAGGTGACGGGATTATCAAGATTGAGATGCACTTCTTGCCAGATGTTTACGTTGCTTGTGAAGTTTGCCACGGAACCCGCTACAACAGTGAAACCCTAGAAGTTCACTACAAGGAAAAGAATATCTCGCAAGTTTTAGATATGACCGTCAACGATGCGGTGGAATTCTTCCAACACATTCCTAAGATTCAACGCAAACTCCAGACCATCAAGGATGTAGGACTGGGCTATGTAACGCTAGGTCAACCAGCTACCACGCTTTCTGGAGGAGAAGCCCAGCGTATGAAGCTGGCTAGTGAACTCCACAAACGCTCGACAGGTAAGTCCTTCTACATTCTGGATGAGCCAACGACAGGACTTCATACTGAGGATATCGCTCGCTTGCTTAAAGTCTTGGCTCGCTTTGTAGACGATGGCAATACAGTCCTCGTTATCGAGCACAATCTAGATGTTATTAAAACAGCAGACCATATCATCGACTTGGGACCTGAAGGCGGTGTTGGTGGTGGAACTATCATCGCAACAGGAACCCCAGAAGAAGTAGCGGCCAATGAAGCCAGCTACACAGGACAGTATTTGAAAGGAAAGTTAAAATAA
- a CDS encoding DUF1129 domain-containing protein, whose translation MSQIDLQKLTKKNQEFIHIATQQFIKDGKTDAEIKAIFEEVIPKILEEQAKGTTARSLYGAPTHWAHSFTVKEQYEKEHPKENDDPKLMIMDSALFITSLFALVSSLTNFFSTDQAIGYGLITLLLVGLVGGVAFYLMYYFVYQYYGPDTDRSQRPPFWKSILVILAAMLLWLAVFFATSFLPAALNPILAPLPLAVLGAALLALRFYLKKRFNIRSASAGPSRY comes from the coding sequence ATGTCTCAGATTGATTTACAAAAATTAACTAAGAAAAACCAAGAGTTTATCCACATCGCTACCCAACAATTTATCAAAGATGGTAAAACAGACGCTGAAATCAAGGCTATCTTTGAGGAAGTCATTCCTAAAATCCTTGAAGAGCAAGCCAAAGGAACGACTGCACGTTCCCTCTACGGGGCTCCAACCCACTGGGCTCATAGCTTCACTGTCAAAGAGCAATACGAAAAAGAGCATCCTAAGGAAAATGATGATCCAAAACTCATGATTATGGACTCAGCCCTTTTTATCACCAGTCTCTTTGCACTGGTTAGCTCTCTGACCAACTTCTTCTCTACAGACCAAGCTATTGGCTATGGGTTGATTACCCTCTTGTTGGTTGGACTTGTCGGAGGGGTGGCCTTCTACTTGATGTACTACTTTGTCTACCAGTATTATGGTCCAGATACAGATCGTAGCCAGCGCCCTCCTTTCTGGAAATCAATCCTCGTCATCCTCGCTGCTATGCTTCTCTGGTTGGCTGTCTTCTTCGCAACAAGCTTCCTACCAGCAGCTCTCAATCCAATCCTTGCTCCACTGCCTTTGGCTGTCCTAGGAGCGGCCCTTCTCGCCCTTCGCTTCTATCTCAAGAAACGCTTCAATATCCGAAGCGCAAGTGCAGGCCCATCACGTTATTAA
- a CDS encoding IreB family regulatory phosphoprotein, with protein sequence MGFTEETVRFKLDDSNKKEISETLTDVYASLNDKGYNPINQIVGYVLSGDPAYVPRYNNARNQIRKYERDEIVEELVRYYLKGQGVDL encoded by the coding sequence ATGGGATTTACTGAAGAAACTGTACGGTTTAAATTGGATGATTCCAATAAGAAAGAAATTAGCGAAACGTTGACAGACGTCTATGCTTCTTTGAACGACAAGGGCTACAATCCGATTAACCAGATCGTCGGTTATGTATTGAGTGGTGACCCTGCCTACGTTCCTCGTTATAACAATGCGCGAAATCAAATCCGTAAGTATGAGCGTGATGAAATTGTTGAAGAATTGGTACGCTACTACCTTAAGGGACAAGGAGTCGATCTATAA
- a CDS encoding M24 family metallopeptidase, with product MLSRVEKFEAALAQTECDAVLVTNLKNIYYLTGFSGTEATVFISKSRRIFLTDARYTLIAKGVVEGFDIVETRDAVGEIAKIIADDKLEKIGFDDEISYAYFKMLESVFAGHELVPMTGFIENLRMIKDEQEIATIRRACQISDQAFLDVLDFIKPGETTELAVMNFLDARMRQLGASGASFDFIIASGYRSAMPHGVASDKVIQNGETLTMDFGCYYNHYVSDMTRTVHVGQVTDEEREIYDIVLRSNQALIEAAKAGLSRIDFDRIPRQIINDAGYGPYFSHGIGHGIGLDIHEIPYFGKSEEPIKAGMVLTDEPGIYIEGKYGVRIEDDILITDNGCELLTLAPKELIVI from the coding sequence ATGTTATCAAGAGTTGAAAAATTTGAAGCAGCATTGGCTCAGACAGAGTGTGATGCTGTCCTAGTAACCAATCTGAAGAATATCTACTATCTGACTGGTTTCAGCGGGACAGAGGCGACAGTTTTCATTAGCAAGTCGCGTCGGATTTTCCTGACGGATGCGCGCTATACCCTGATTGCCAAGGGCGTGGTTGAGGGCTTTGATATTGTGGAAACGCGAGATGCGGTTGGTGAAATTGCTAAAATTATAGCGGACGACAAGCTGGAAAAAATTGGCTTTGATGACGAAATTTCCTATGCTTACTTCAAGATGCTGGAAAGTGTGTTTGCTGGTCATGAGCTGGTTCCAATGACTGGTTTTATTGAAAATCTGCGGATGATCAAGGATGAGCAAGAAATCGCAACCATTCGTAGGGCCTGCCAGATTTCGGATCAAGCCTTCCTAGATGTACTGGATTTTATCAAGCCCGGTGAGACGACTGAGCTAGCCGTTATGAACTTTTTAGATGCCCGTATGCGCCAGCTAGGTGCTTCAGGTGCCTCTTTTGACTTCATCATCGCTTCGGGCTACCGCTCTGCTATGCCACATGGAGTGGCTAGTGACAAGGTCATTCAAAATGGTGAAACCCTGACCATGGACTTTGGTTGCTACTACAATCACTATGTCAGCGATATGACGCGGACTGTTCATGTGGGACAGGTGACAGATGAGGAGCGGGAGATTTATGATATTGTCCTGCGTAGCAATCAAGCTCTGATAGAAGCGGCTAAGGCTGGTCTCAGTCGGATCGATTTTGACAGGATTCCTCGTCAAATTATCAACGATGCAGGCTACGGTCCTTACTTCAGCCACGGGATTGGACATGGGATTGGTCTGGATATCCATGAAATTCCTTACTTTGGCAAGTCAGAAGAGCCAATCAAGGCTGGTATGGTCTTGACTGATGAACCGGGTATCTATATTGAAGGTAAATACGGGGTTCGTATCGAAGATGATATCCTGATTACAGATAACGGTTGTGAATTGTTGACTCTAGCGCCGAAGGAATTAATTGTTATTTAA
- the spx gene encoding transcriptional regulator Spx has product MIKIYTVSSCTSCKKAKTWLNAHQLSYKEQNLGKEGITREELLDILTKTDNGIASIVSSKNRYAKALGVDIEDLSVNEVLNLIMETPRILKSPILVDEKRLQVGYKEDDIRAFLPRSVRNVENAEARLRAAL; this is encoded by the coding sequence ATGATCAAAATTTATACAGTCTCAAGTTGTACTAGCTGTAAAAAAGCGAAAACCTGGCTCAATGCCCACCAGTTAAGTTATAAAGAACAAAATCTCGGTAAAGAAGGAATTACAAGAGAAGAGTTATTAGATATTCTCACGAAAACAGATAATGGAATTGCCAGTATCGTTTCGTCAAAAAACCGCTACGCTAAGGCACTTGGAGTTGACATCGAGGATTTGAGTGTCAATGAAGTGCTCAACTTAATCATGGAAACACCACGGATCTTAAAGAGTCCGATTCTCGTTGACGAGAAGCGCCTACAAGTCGGCTATAAAGAAGATGATATCCGTGCCTTCTTGCCACGCTCTGTCCGTAATGTAGAAAATGCAGAAGCACGTCTACGTGCAGCTCTATAA
- the mgtA gene encoding magnesium-translocating P-type ATPase, whose translation MKTTKERLATAIHTPLKETLSFYKTSLTGLTEEQVEKNRDLYGENTITKGQEDSILKKIYESIINPFTIILLVIAMISMVTNVWLAKPGQEDPTTSIIIVVLVLISGGIRFVQELRSDKAATNLSKMIVNTATVIREGQSLEVAIEDLVVGDIVKLSAGDMIPADLILIESRDFFVQQSGLTGESDSVEKLALSKMSQSNFDSLLEAEALAFMGTNVISGSAKALILAVGDDTMMGEIEQTLNTYDEPTSFEREMNSISWLLIRLMLVMVPIVFLSNGLTDGDWLEAGVFALSVGVGLTPEMLPMIITASLAKGSIIMAKEKVVIKKLNAIQDLGAIDILCTDKTGTLTQDEIVLEYPLDIHGDLDLSVLRRAYLNSYFQTGLKNLMDRAIISRTEKEAKEHAILQNLDTSFQKIDELPFDFERRRMSVIVKDENEVVSLVTKGALEEMLAISTHVEYQGQISPLTDDIRVEILKEVDQLNQQGLRVLGVAYKTGLKEGFAYSVEDEKEMILTGYLAFLDPPKPSAAPAIQALLEHGVQTKILTGDNEKVTQAVCEKVGLDVDQILLGSDIDAMTDEELAQAVEHVTVFAKLSPDQKARIILQIKSNGHCVGYMGDGINDAPSMKVADVGISVDTAVDIAKETADVILLDKDLMVLEKGLVEGRKVYANMTKYIKMTVSSNFGNILSLLVSGIFLPFLPMAPIHLIVLNLVYDLSCIALPFDNVDEDFLKHPHKWEAKSITRFMIWMGPISSAFDILTFILLYFVIVPMATGQAYAHGAEAATGFIILFQTGWFIESMWSQTMVIHMLRSAKLPFLQSRPSWFVLGTTLLAASFVTFLPYSSIASLLHLTPLEPIYFLFLLLIIVLYMISVTVVKRLYIKKFKSWL comes from the coding sequence ATGAAAACTACAAAAGAAAGATTAGCAACAGCTATTCATACACCTTTAAAAGAAACTTTATCTTTTTATAAGACAAGTCTAACAGGCTTGACTGAGGAGCAGGTGGAGAAAAATCGTGACCTATATGGCGAAAACACCATCACCAAGGGTCAAGAAGACAGTATCCTCAAAAAGATTTACGAATCTATTATCAATCCATTTACAATCATCCTGCTGGTCATCGCTATGATTTCCATGGTGACCAATGTCTGGTTGGCGAAGCCTGGACAAGAAGATCCGACGACTTCTATCATCATCGTCGTTCTCGTTCTAATCTCTGGTGGCATACGCTTTGTCCAGGAACTGCGGAGTGACAAGGCTGCGACCAATCTATCAAAAATGATTGTGAATACAGCCACAGTTATCCGCGAAGGCCAGAGTTTAGAGGTCGCAATTGAAGATTTGGTCGTTGGAGATATAGTCAAATTAAGTGCTGGGGATATGATTCCAGCAGACCTCATTTTAATTGAATCACGTGATTTCTTTGTTCAACAGTCTGGTTTGACAGGTGAAAGTGACTCGGTTGAAAAACTAGCCTTGTCAAAAATGAGTCAGTCAAATTTTGATAGTCTGCTAGAAGCAGAAGCGCTCGCTTTTATGGGAACCAATGTGATATCAGGAAGTGCTAAGGCTTTGATTCTAGCGGTCGGTGATGACACCATGATGGGAGAAATCGAGCAGACTCTCAATACCTATGACGAACCGACCTCTTTTGAACGGGAGATGAACAGCATCTCTTGGCTCTTGATCCGTTTGATGTTAGTCATGGTTCCCATCGTGTTTCTCTCCAATGGCTTGACAGATGGCGACTGGCTGGAAGCAGGTGTGTTTGCACTGAGTGTTGGTGTTGGATTGACACCTGAGATGCTTCCTATGATCATCACGGCCAGTTTAGCAAAAGGCTCCATTATCATGGCCAAGGAAAAAGTCGTCATCAAAAAACTCAATGCCATACAGGACCTAGGTGCTATTGATATCCTATGCACGGATAAAACCGGAACCCTTACCCAAGACGAAATTGTCCTTGAATATCCTTTGGATATACATGGAGATTTGGACTTGTCTGTGTTGAGACGGGCCTACCTCAATTCCTATTTTCAAACGGGATTGAAAAACTTGATGGACCGTGCCATTATCAGTAGAACTGAAAAAGAAGCTAAAGAACACGCTATTCTACAAAATTTGGATACTAGCTTCCAAAAAATAGATGAATTGCCCTTTGATTTTGAACGCAGACGGATGAGTGTCATCGTCAAGGATGAGAACGAAGTTGTTAGTTTGGTAACCAAGGGTGCTCTAGAGGAAATGCTTGCGATTTCAACCCATGTGGAATATCAAGGTCAGATTAGTCCTTTGACGGATGATATCCGAGTGGAAATCTTAAAAGAAGTAGATCAACTTAATCAACAGGGATTGCGAGTCTTGGGAGTTGCCTATAAAACAGGCCTAAAAGAAGGTTTTGCTTACTCCGTTGAAGATGAAAAAGAGATGATTCTAACAGGCTATCTTGCCTTTCTAGATCCACCAAAACCATCCGCAGCACCTGCTATCCAAGCTTTGTTAGAACACGGTGTTCAAACAAAGATCTTGACGGGAGACAATGAGAAGGTAACTCAAGCAGTTTGCGAAAAAGTTGGTCTAGACGTTGATCAAATCTTGTTGGGTTCTGATATTGACGCCATGACGGATGAAGAGTTGGCCCAAGCAGTCGAACATGTGACTGTCTTTGCCAAACTCTCTCCTGATCAAAAAGCACGAATCATTTTACAAATCAAATCGAATGGACATTGTGTCGGCTATATGGGAGATGGTATTAACGATGCCCCTTCTATGAAAGTGGCAGATGTGGGGATTTCTGTTGATACAGCAGTAGATATTGCCAAAGAAACGGCTGATGTCATTTTGCTAGATAAGGATTTGATGGTGCTTGAAAAAGGTCTGGTTGAAGGACGCAAAGTCTATGCCAACATGACCAAATATATCAAGATGACGGTCAGCTCTAATTTCGGGAATATTCTGTCACTCTTAGTGTCTGGTATCTTTTTACCTTTCCTCCCTATGGCTCCGATTCACTTGATTGTGTTAAACCTCGTCTACGACCTTTCTTGCATTGCCTTGCCATTTGATAATGTAGATGAAGACTTTTTGAAGCATCCCCATAAGTGGGAAGCCAAGTCTATTACTCGTTTTATGATTTGGATGGGTCCGATTTCTTCTGCCTTTGATATTTTGACCTTTATCTTACTCTATTTTGTCATTGTTCCAATGGCGACAGGTCAAGCTTATGCTCACGGAGCAGAGGCTGCAACGGGCTTTATCATCTTGTTCCAGACAGGTTGGTTCATTGAATCCATGTGGTCCCAAACCATGGTTATCCATATGCTTCGTTCAGCAAAACTTCCTTTCTTACAAAGTCGTCCATCATGGTTTGTTCTTGGAACAACCTTGCTAGCAGCTAGTTTTGTGACCTTCCTTCCCTACTCTTCAATTGCTAGCCTGCTTCATTTAACCCCTTTGGAACCAATTTATTTCCTCTTTTTGCTTTTGATTATCGTTCTCTATATGATAAGTGTTACAGTTGTGAAACGATTGTATATCAAAAAATTTAAAAGTTGGTTATAA
- a CDS encoding S66 family peptidase, protein MVSTIGIVSLSSGIIGEDFVKHEVELGVQRLKDLGLNPIFLPHSLKGLDFIKDHPETRAEDLMQAFSDDSIDMILCAIGGDDTYRLLPYLFENDQLQKVIKPKIFLGFSDTTMNHLMLHKLGIKTFYGQSFLADICELDKEMLPYSLHYFKELIETGRISEIRPSDLWYEERTDFSPKALGTARVSHVNTGFDLLQGNAQFEGEILGGCLESLYDIFDNSRYADSTELCQKYKLFPDLSDWKGKILLLETSEEKPEPDNFKKMLQTLKETGVFEVISGLLVGKPMDETFYDDYKEALLDIIDNNIPIVYNLNVGHATPRAIVPFGVHAYVDAQEQVIRFDDNKK, encoded by the coding sequence ATGGTTTCTACTATTGGTATCGTGAGCTTGTCTAGTGGCATTATTGGAGAAGACTTTGTCAAACACGAAGTGGAGCTAGGTGTCCAGCGTCTCAAGGATCTGGGACTCAATCCTATCTTTTTGCCCCATTCGCTAAAGGGCTTGGACTTTATCAAGGATCATCCCGAGACGCGTGCAGAGGATTTGATGCAGGCCTTTTCGGACGATAGCATCGACATGATCCTATGCGCCATCGGTGGGGATGATACCTATCGCTTGCTACCTTATCTTTTTGAAAATGACCAACTACAAAAGGTTATCAAACCAAAGATTTTTCTCGGTTTCTCGGATACGACCATGAACCATCTCATGTTGCATAAACTAGGAATCAAGACTTTTTACGGCCAATCCTTTCTAGCGGACATTTGTGAGTTAGACAAAGAAATGTTGCCCTATAGCCTCCACTACTTTAAAGAACTGATCGAGACTGGGAGAATCTCAGAAATCCGCCCTAGCGACCTTTGGTATGAGGAACGGACTGATTTTAGTCCCAAGGCTCTGGGAACAGCTCGAGTCAGTCATGTAAATACAGGTTTTGACTTGTTACAAGGAAATGCCCAGTTTGAGGGAGAAATTCTCGGAGGTTGCCTTGAATCTCTCTATGATATCTTTGACAACTCTCGATACGCAGACAGCACGGAGCTCTGCCAAAAATACAAACTTTTTCCTGACTTATCTGACTGGAAAGGAAAAATCCTCTTGTTGGAAACAAGTGAAGAAAAGCCTGAACCTGATAATTTCAAAAAAATGTTGCAGACTTTGAAAGAAACTGGAGTATTTGAGGTAATCAGTGGACTCTTGGTCGGAAAGCCAATGGATGAAACCTTCTATGACGACTATAAGGAAGCACTATTGGATATCATTGATAACAATATCCCGATTGTCTATAATCTAAATGTCGGCCACGCAACGCCAAGAGCCATTGTTCCCTTTGGCGTTCACGCCTATGTAGATGCACAGGAGCAAGTCATTCGCTTTGACGATAACAAAAAATAA
- a CDS encoding SP0191 family lipoprotein, with translation MKKLLIASFALLFLLAGCGQKKETPAASTTASDPIQSNLPVLDNAEKNTVVTKTLLMPKSENGTQQIQTITYKGNQFLTLTIQQKRPVGDELKTFISENGLEETQKALLEAEEKDETIQEARKLAGFKLETKLLSETEIQTTTTYDFQVLDVKKASQLEYLKNIGLENLLKNEPSQYIADRVANGATEQ, from the coding sequence ATGAAAAAGTTACTAATTGCTAGTTTTGCTCTCCTCTTTTTGCTTGCGGGATGTGGGCAAAAAAAGGAAACTCCTGCTGCTTCCACAACAGCATCTGACCCCATCCAATCCAACCTTCCCGTTTTGGACAATGCCGAAAAGAATACGGTTGTCACCAAGACCTTGCTGATGCCGAAGTCAGAAAATGGAACGCAGCAGATTCAGACCATTACTTATAAAGGCAATCAGTTTTTGACCTTGACCATCCAGCAAAAACGACCTGTCGGGGATGAACTCAAGACCTTTATCTCTGAAAATGGCCTAGAGGAGACGCAAAAAGCGCTTCTAGAAGCGGAAGAAAAGGATGAGACCATCCAAGAGGCACGCAAACTAGCAGGATTCAAACTGGAAACCAAGCTACTCAGCGAGACAGAAATCCAGACGACAACGACTTATGATTTTCAAGTATTGGATGTCAAAAAGGCATCTCAGCTGGAATATTTAAAAAATATCGGCCTTGAAAATCTCTTAAAAAACGAACCTAGCCAATATATTGCAGATAGAGTGGCAAATGGGGCGACAGAACAATAG
- a CDS encoding TfoX/Sxy family protein: MAYSQSLAQQIRKILALKLPPQIFEEELEEKKLFGGLAFMIRGKMVLTVSSRKDELVMVRIGKEIEKQVLPRTGAHTTLMRGRPYHGYIDLDIEGQKELPYWIDLALSYNQELTK, translated from the coding sequence ATGGCATATAGTCAATCTTTAGCTCAGCAGATTCGAAAAATTCTAGCACTCAAACTTCCTCCCCAAATTTTCGAAGAAGAGCTAGAAGAAAAGAAACTGTTTGGTGGCCTTGCCTTTATGATTCGTGGGAAAATGGTCCTTACAGTTAGTTCCAGAAAGGACGAACTGGTTATGGTGAGAATTGGCAAAGAAATAGAAAAGCAAGTTCTACCCCGAACAGGAGCTCATACTACATTGATGAGAGGGCGACCTTATCATGGCTATATAGACCTAGATATAGAAGGTCAAAAAGAACTTCCTTACTGGATTGATTTAGCTCTCTCCTATAATCAAGAGTTGACCAAGTAA